Proteins from a genomic interval of Salvelinus alpinus chromosome 7, SLU_Salpinus.1, whole genome shotgun sequence:
- the LOC139580982 gene encoding arf-GAP with dual PH domain-containing protein 1-like isoform X2 → MESERNKRLLQDVLARPGNDVCADCGNAEPDWASVTLGVFVCQACSLLHRGIPHISRVKSVQQETWDASEVELMAAMGNEPAKAKYEQKVPAFYYRPKHTDCKLLREQWIRARYERNEFEFIEKQEPYSAGYREGFLWKRGRDNGQFLSRKFILSEREGALKYFNKQDFVYLPQARDPKAVMKIETLNATFQPAKIGNPYGLQITYLRDNSTRNIFVYHSDSKEMVDWFNAIRAARFHYLQVAFPGASDEELVPKLTRSFMKEGFMEKTGPKHTEGFKKRWFTMDDRRLMYFKDPLDAYARGEVFIGSKENSYTVLPGLPTSTQGYHWNHGITIVTPDRKFLFACETEAEQRDWIAAFQRVINRPMRPQEYAVEAHFKHKP, encoded by the exons agCCAGACTGGGCTTCAGTGActctgggtgtgtttgtgtgccaaGCCTGTTCCCTCCTCCACAGAGGCATCCCCCACATCAGCAGGGTCAAGTCTGTCCAGCAGGAGACATGGGACGCCTCAGAGGTCGAG CTAATGGCTGCCATGGGTAATGAACCAGCCAAAGCCAAGTATGAACAGAAAGTTCCAGCATTCTACTACAGACCCAAACACACAGACTGCAA GCTACTGCGGGAGCAGTGGATCCGAGCCAGGTACGAGAGGAACGAGTTTGAGTTCATCGAGAAACAGGAGCCATACTCTGCAG GGTACAGAGAGGGGTTTCTATGGAAACGCGGGCGAGACAACGGCCAGTTCCTCAGCCGGAAATTCATCCTGTCAGAACGAGAGGGGGCGCTCAAGTATTTCAACAAGCAGGAC TTTGTGTATCTCCCCCAGGCGCGGGACCCCAAGGCGGTGATGAAGATCGAGACTCTCAATGCCACGTTCCAGCCGGCTAAGATAGGCAACCCCTACGGCCTGCAGATTACTTACCTGAGAGACAACAGCACCAGGAACATCTTCGTCTACCACAGTGACTCTAAG GAAATGGTGGACTGGTTCAACGCTATCAGAGCTGCCAGGTTCCATTACCTTCAGGTGGCCTTCCCTGGAGCCAGTGATGAGGAG CTGGTGCCCAAACTTACACGTAGCTTCATGAAAGAGGGCTTCATGGAGAAGACAGGCCCAAAGCACACAGAGGGCTTTAAGAAAAGGTGGTTCACCATGGACGACAGGAGACTCATGTACTTCAAAGATCCTCTG gATGCCTATGCAAGGGGAGAGGTGTTCATCGGCAGTAAAGAGAACAGCTACACCGTGCTCCCAGGCCTTCCCACCTCAACACAGGGCTACCACTGGAACCATGGCATCACCATAGTAACACCAGACAGGAAGTTCCTGTTTGCCTGCGAGACGGAGGCGGAGCAGAGGGACTGGATCGCTGCCTTCCAGAGGGTCATCAACAGACCCATGAGACCACAAGAGTATGCAG TGGAGGCCCATTTCAAACACAAGCCCTGA
- the LOC139580981 gene encoding transcription factor Sox-8-like, giving the protein MTEEKSKSFNDHPCSPTGTASSMSQDDSDSDVPSSPTGSDGQAPGNGITPKMDTSEEDKRFPACIRDAVSQVLNGYDWSLVPMPTRGDRSLKNKPHVKRPMNAFMVWAQAARRKLADQYPHLHNAELSKTLGKLWRLLSESEKRPFMEEAERLRVQHKKDYPDYKYQPRRRKSTKPGQSDSDSGAELAQFHPGQMYKAEPGLARLTSMGNGHNHPERTGHPHGPPTPPTTPKTELYLGLKHEGRRPLDGGRQNIDFSNLDISELSTDVISNMDAFDVHEFDQYLPLNGHSSAPAPPDHRHGGHGSTPPSGSLISSYGHSHSNALPWVPKGAGAEAALPSSSSSSSNSDGVHHRTQIKTEQLSPSHYSSQHSHSSSPPHPDYTPLSSGSGPSSATSSSSSSLPSPQCDYADLQSPSYYSAYSSYPAGLYQYPYFHSSRRPYGKPLINSVAIPPPHSPTSNWEQPVYTTLTRP; this is encoded by the exons ATGACCGAGGAAAAGAGTAAGTCATTCAACGACCATCCATGTAGTCCAACGGGAACCGCCAGCTCGATGTCGCAGGACGACTCGGATTCGGACGTCCCGTCCTCTCCAACCGGCTCCGATGGACAGGCGCCCGGCAACGGGATAACCCCAAAAATGGACACCAGCGAGGAGGATAAACGGTTTCCCGCCTGCATCCGAGACGCAGTGTCTCAGGTGCTGAACGGATACGACTGGTCGCTCGTACCGATGCCTACACGAGGAGACCGGTCTCTGAAAAACAAACCCCATGTGAAGCGGCCGATGAACGCGTTCATGGTGTGGGCGCAGGCGGCGCGCAGGAAACTAGCTGACCAGTACCCGCATCTCCACAACGCCGAACTCAGCAAGACCTTGGGGAAGCTCTGGCG CCTGCTCTCTGAAAGCGAGAAGAGGCCATTtatggaggaggcagagagactgaGGGTGCAACACAAGAAAGACTACCCTGACTACAAATACCAACCCCGGAGAAGGAAGAGCACCAAGCCAGGTCAGAGTGACTCTGACTCCGGGGCTGAGCTGGCCCAATTCCACCCAGGCCAGATGTACAAGGCTGAACCTGGTCTGGCCAGACTGACCTCCATGGGGAATGGGCATAATCATCCAGAGCGGACAG GCCATCCGCACGGTCCCCCCacaccccccaccacccccaaGACAGAGCTGTATCTTGGGCTGAAACATGAGGGCCGGCGCCCCCTGGATGGGGGACGGCAGAACATCGACTTCAGCAACTTGGACATCTCTGAGCTGAGCACCGATGTCATCAGCAACATGGATGCCTTTGACGTCCACGAGTTCGACCAGTACCTGCCACTCAACGGGCACAGCTCCGCCCCGGCGCCTCCGGACCACAGGCACGGGGGGCACGGATCCACCCCCCCCTCTGGATCCCTCATCTCCTCCTACGGCCACTCCCACAGCAATGCCTTGCCTTGGGTTCCAAAAGGGGCGGGAGCGGAGGCGGcgctcccctcttcctcctcgtcttcTAGTAACAGCGATGGCGTTCACCACAGAACGCAGATCAAAACGGAGCAGTTGAGTCCCAGCCACTACAGCAGCCAGCACTCCCACAGCTCCTCGCCACCCCACCCCGACTACACCCCCCTCAGCTCTGGAAGCGGCCCCTCTTCTGcaacctcctcatcctcctcctccctgcccAGCCCCCAGTGTGACTATGCAGACCTCCAGAGCCCCAGCTACTACAGTGCCTACTCTAGCTACCCCGCAGGTCTCTATCAGTACCCCTACTTCCACTCCTCTCGCCGCCCCTACGGCAAACCGCTCATCAACAGCGTAGCCATCCCTCCGCCCCACAGCCCCACCTCAAATTGGGAGCAGCCGGTCTATACCACACTCACCAGGCCTTAG
- the LOC139580982 gene encoding arf-GAP with dual PH domain-containing protein 1-like isoform X3: MESERNKRLLQDVLARPGNDVCADCGNAEPDWASVTLGVFVCQACSLLHRGIPHISRVKSVQQETWDASEVELMAAMGNEPAKAKYEQKVPAFYYRPKHTDCKLLREQWIRARYERNEFEFIEKQEPYSAGYREGFLWKRGRDNGQFLSRKFILSEREGALKYFNKQDARDPKAVMKIETLNATFQPAKIGNPYGLQITYLRDNSTRNIFVYHSDSKEMVDWFNAIRAARFHYLQVAFPGASDEELVPKLTRSFMKEGFMEKTGPKHTEGFKKRWFTMDDRRLMYFKDPLDAYARGEVFIGSKENSYTVLPGLPTSTQGYHWNHGITIVTPDRKFLFACETEAEQRDWIAAFQRVINRPMRPQEYAVEAHFKHKP; the protein is encoded by the exons agCCAGACTGGGCTTCAGTGActctgggtgtgtttgtgtgccaaGCCTGTTCCCTCCTCCACAGAGGCATCCCCCACATCAGCAGGGTCAAGTCTGTCCAGCAGGAGACATGGGACGCCTCAGAGGTCGAG CTAATGGCTGCCATGGGTAATGAACCAGCCAAAGCCAAGTATGAACAGAAAGTTCCAGCATTCTACTACAGACCCAAACACACAGACTGCAA GCTACTGCGGGAGCAGTGGATCCGAGCCAGGTACGAGAGGAACGAGTTTGAGTTCATCGAGAAACAGGAGCCATACTCTGCAG GGTACAGAGAGGGGTTTCTATGGAAACGCGGGCGAGACAACGGCCAGTTCCTCAGCCGGAAATTCATCCTGTCAGAACGAGAGGGGGCGCTCAAGTATTTCAACAAGCAGGAC GCGCGGGACCCCAAGGCGGTGATGAAGATCGAGACTCTCAATGCCACGTTCCAGCCGGCTAAGATAGGCAACCCCTACGGCCTGCAGATTACTTACCTGAGAGACAACAGCACCAGGAACATCTTCGTCTACCACAGTGACTCTAAG GAAATGGTGGACTGGTTCAACGCTATCAGAGCTGCCAGGTTCCATTACCTTCAGGTGGCCTTCCCTGGAGCCAGTGATGAGGAG CTGGTGCCCAAACTTACACGTAGCTTCATGAAAGAGGGCTTCATGGAGAAGACAGGCCCAAAGCACACAGAGGGCTTTAAGAAAAGGTGGTTCACCATGGACGACAGGAGACTCATGTACTTCAAAGATCCTCTG gATGCCTATGCAAGGGGAGAGGTGTTCATCGGCAGTAAAGAGAACAGCTACACCGTGCTCCCAGGCCTTCCCACCTCAACACAGGGCTACCACTGGAACCATGGCATCACCATAGTAACACCAGACAGGAAGTTCCTGTTTGCCTGCGAGACGGAGGCGGAGCAGAGGGACTGGATCGCTGCCTTCCAGAGGGTCATCAACAGACCCATGAGACCACAAGAGTATGCAG TGGAGGCCCATTTCAAACACAAGCCCTGA